One stretch of Thermococcus sp. M36 DNA includes these proteins:
- the gdhA gene encoding glutamate dehydrogenase, which yields MVEIDPFEMAVQQLERAAQFMDISEEALEWLKKPMRIVEVSVPLEMDDGSVKVFTGFRVQHNWARGPTKGGIRWHPAETLSTVKALATWMTWKVAVVDLPYGGGKGGIIVNPKELSEREKERLARNYIRAIYDVISPYTDIPAPDVYTNPQIMAWMMDEYEAISRRKVPSFGIITGKPPGVGGIVARMDATARGASYTVREAAKALDMDLKGKTIAIQGYGNAGYYMAKIMSEEYGMKVVAVSDSKGGIYNPDGLNADEVLEWKKKNGSVKDFPGATNITNEELLELEVDVLAPSAIEGVITKDNADNVKAKIVAELANGPTTPEADEILYEKGVLVIPDFLCNAGGVTVSYFEWVQNITGDYWDTETTRAKLDKKMTKAFWDVYNTHKDKNINMRDAAYVVAVQRVYDAMKWRGWVKK from the coding sequence ATGGTCGAGATTGACCCGTTTGAGATGGCCGTTCAGCAGCTTGAGAGGGCTGCCCAGTTTATGGACATAAGCGAAGAGGCTCTCGAGTGGCTCAAGAAGCCCATGAGGATCGTTGAGGTCAGCGTTCCGCTCGAGATGGACGACGGTTCTGTTAAGGTTTTCACCGGTTTCCGTGTTCAGCACAACTGGGCCCGCGGTCCGACCAAGGGTGGTATAAGGTGGCACCCGGCCGAGACCCTCAGCACCGTTAAGGCCCTCGCCACCTGGATGACCTGGAAGGTCGCCGTCGTTGACCTCCCCTATGGTGGAGGTAAGGGTGGTATCATCGTCAACCCGAAGGAGCTCTCCGAGAGGGAGAAGGAGAGGCTCGCCAGGAACTACATAAGGGCCATCTACGACGTCATCAGCCCGTACACCGACATTCCGGCTCCTGACGTTTACACCAACCCGCAGATCATGGCCTGGATGATGGACGAGTACGAGGCCATCAGCAGGAGGAAGGTCCCGAGCTTCGGCATCATCACCGGCAAGCCGCCCGGAGTCGGCGGTATCGTCGCCAGGATGGACGCCACCGCCAGGGGTGCCAGCTACACCGTTCGCGAGGCTGCGAAGGCCCTCGACATGGACCTCAAGGGCAAGACCATCGCCATCCAGGGTTACGGTAACGCCGGCTACTACATGGCCAAGATCATGAGCGAGGAGTACGGTATGAAGGTCGTCGCCGTCAGCGACAGCAAGGGCGGCATCTACAACCCGGACGGCCTCAACGCCGACGAGGTCCTCGAGTGGAAGAAGAAGAACGGCAGCGTTAAGGACTTCCCGGGAGCCACCAACATCACCAACGAGGAGCTTCTCGAGCTTGAGGTCGACGTCCTCGCCCCGAGCGCCATTGAGGGTGTCATCACCAAGGACAACGCCGACAATGTCAAGGCCAAGATCGTCGCCGAGCTCGCCAACGGCCCGACCACCCCGGAGGCCGACGAGATACTCTACGAGAAGGGCGTCCTCGTCATACCGGACTTCCTCTGTAACGCCGGTGGTGTTACCGTCAGCTACTTCGAGTGGGTCCAGAACATAACCGGCGACTACTGGGACACCGAGACCACCAGGGCCAAGCTCGACAAGAAGATGACCAAGGCCTTCTGGGACGTCTACAACACCCACAAGGACAAGAACATCAACATGCGTGACGCCGCCTACGTCGTTGCCGTCCAGAGGGTCTACGACGCCATGAAGTGGCGCGGATGGGTGAAGAAGTGA